The Calypte anna isolate BGI_N300 chromosome 2, bCalAnn1_v1.p, whole genome shotgun sequence genome includes a window with the following:
- the TIMM21 gene encoding mitochondrial import inner membrane translocase subunit Tim21 isoform X1, with the protein MLPASLGRAGQRGGRLRVPLGCWLLAPPGWALPGPGHCPCLCLRWRHQPLGRREPGPLLWAARQRIGTQAGGLRAEKPGEESKGVTVPGDRKEETLLSTVQRVKEAGRDFTYFIVVLVGIGVTGGLFYVIFKELFSSSSPNKIYGDALEKCRSHPKIVAVFGESIKGYGETTGRGRRQLVSHIEYVKDGLKHMRLKFYIEGTESGKRGTVHVEVRENPEGGRLEVRYIVVDVETYPRRTIVVEDNR; encoded by the exons ATGCTGCCCGCCTCCCTTGGGCGGGCGGGGCAGCGGGGCGGGCGGCTGCGGgtccccctggggtgctggttgCTCGCTCCCCCCGGCTGGGCGCTGCCAGGACCCGGGCACTGCCCCTGCCTCTGTCTGAGATGGCGGCACCAGCCCTTGGGCCGCAGGGAGCCCGGCCCGCTCTTGTGGGCTGCCCGGCAAAGGATCGGTACGCAGGCAGGGGGGCTGAGAGCTGAAAAACCCGGAGAGGAGAGCAAAGGTGTGACCGTGCCGGGGGATCGGAAAGAGGAAACTCTGCTGTCGACTGTGCAGAGAG TAAAAGAAGCTGGAAGAGACTTCACCTATTTTATTGTGGTGCTTGTTGGAATTGGTGttacag gtggtttgttttatgtgatttttaaagAGCTGTTCTCTTCTTCTAGTCCAAATAAGATTTATGGAGATGCCTTGGAGAAATGCAGATCTCATCCCAAG ATAGTTGCTGTTTTTGGCGAGTCTATTAAAGGTTATGGGGAGACCACAGGAAGAGGAAGACGGCAGCTTGTCAG tCACATTGAATATGTAAAGGATGGTCTGAAACACATGCGTTTGAAGTTCTATATTGAGGGCACTGAGTCAGGGAAGCGGGGAACAGTCCATGTGGAAGTCAGAGAG AATCCTGAGGGAGGAAGATTGGAGGTCCGCTACATAGTTGTGGACGTTGAAACCTATCCTAGAAGAACCATTGTTGTAGAAGACAACAGATGA
- the TIMM21 gene encoding mitochondrial import inner membrane translocase subunit Tim21 isoform X2, giving the protein MLPASLGRAGQRGGRLRVPLGCWLLAPPGWALPGPGHCPCLCLRWRHQPLGRREPGPLLWAARQRIGTQAGGLRAEKPGEESKGVTVPGDRKEETLLSTVQRVKEAGRDFTYFIVVLVGIGVTGGLFYVIFKELFSSSSPNKIYGDALEKCRSHPKIVAVFGESIKGYGETTGRGRRQLVSHIEYVKDGLKHMRLKFYIEGTESGKRGTVHVEVREPEIVFLTES; this is encoded by the exons ATGCTGCCCGCCTCCCTTGGGCGGGCGGGGCAGCGGGGCGGGCGGCTGCGGgtccccctggggtgctggttgCTCGCTCCCCCCGGCTGGGCGCTGCCAGGACCCGGGCACTGCCCCTGCCTCTGTCTGAGATGGCGGCACCAGCCCTTGGGCCGCAGGGAGCCCGGCCCGCTCTTGTGGGCTGCCCGGCAAAGGATCGGTACGCAGGCAGGGGGGCTGAGAGCTGAAAAACCCGGAGAGGAGAGCAAAGGTGTGACCGTGCCGGGGGATCGGAAAGAGGAAACTCTGCTGTCGACTGTGCAGAGAG TAAAAGAAGCTGGAAGAGACTTCACCTATTTTATTGTGGTGCTTGTTGGAATTGGTGttacag gtggtttgttttatgtgatttttaaagAGCTGTTCTCTTCTTCTAGTCCAAATAAGATTTATGGAGATGCCTTGGAGAAATGCAGATCTCATCCCAAG ATAGTTGCTGTTTTTGGCGAGTCTATTAAAGGTTATGGGGAGACCACAGGAAGAGGAAGACGGCAGCTTGTCAG tCACATTGAATATGTAAAGGATGGTCTGAAACACATGCGTTTGAAGTTCTATATTGAGGGCACTGAGTCAGGGAAGCGGGGAACAGTCCATGTGGAAGTCAGAGAG cctgAAATTGTTTTCCTTACAGAATCCTGA